Proteins co-encoded in one Paracoccus aestuarii genomic window:
- the accC gene encoding acetyl-CoA carboxylase biotin carboxylase subunit — protein MFDKILIANRGEIALRVIRACREMGIASVAVHSTADADAMHVRMADESVCIGPPSSAQSYLSMPALISACEITGAQAIHPGYGFLSENAGFVQMLEDHDITFIGPRAEHIRIMGDKITAKDTMKALGVPCVPGSDGGVNDVDEAKRVAAEIGYPVIIKATAGGGGRGMKVAENEAGLEVAFRTARSEAKAAFGNPDVYIEKYLQKPRHIEIQVFGDGKGRAVHLGERDCSLQRRHQKVLEEAPGPAITAEQRARIGKVCADAVAKIGYAGAGTIEFLFEDGEFYFIEMNTRLQVEHPVTEAIFGVDLVRQQIRVAAGLPMEFHQEDLVINGHSIEVRINAEKVPSFSPCPGKVTQYHAPGGLGVRMDSALYQGYSIPPYYDSLIGKLIVHGRDRDEALSRLSRALGELIVDGVDTTVPLFRDLLAEPDIQSGNYSIHWLERWLAKHYA, from the coding sequence ATGTTCGACAAGATCCTCATCGCCAACCGGGGCGAGATCGCGCTGCGCGTGATCCGCGCCTGCCGCGAGATGGGCATCGCCTCGGTCGCGGTCCATTCCACCGCCGATGCCGATGCGATGCATGTCCGCATGGCCGACGAATCGGTGTGCATCGGGCCGCCTTCCTCGGCGCAAAGCTATCTGTCGATGCCCGCGCTGATCTCGGCCTGCGAGATTACGGGCGCGCAGGCGATCCATCCGGGCTATGGCTTTCTGTCGGAGAATGCCGGCTTCGTGCAGATGCTGGAAGATCACGACATCACATTCATCGGCCCGCGCGCGGAACATATCCGCATCATGGGCGACAAGATCACCGCCAAGGACACGATGAAGGCCCTGGGCGTCCCTTGCGTGCCCGGCAGCGACGGCGGCGTGAACGATGTGGACGAGGCCAAGCGCGTCGCCGCGGAAATCGGCTATCCGGTCATCATCAAGGCGACCGCAGGCGGCGGCGGCCGCGGCATGAAGGTCGCGGAAAACGAGGCGGGCCTGGAGGTCGCCTTCCGCACCGCCCGGTCCGAGGCCAAGGCCGCCTTCGGAAATCCGGACGTCTATATCGAGAAATACCTGCAGAAGCCCCGCCATATCGAGATCCAGGTCTTTGGCGACGGCAAGGGCCGCGCCGTGCATCTGGGCGAACGCGACTGTTCGCTGCAGCGCCGCCACCAGAAGGTGCTTGAGGAGGCCCCCGGCCCCGCCATCACCGCCGAACAGCGCGCCCGCATCGGCAAGGTCTGCGCCGATGCGGTGGCCAAGATCGGCTATGCCGGCGCCGGCACGATCGAATTCCTGTTCGAGGATGGCGAGTTCTACTTCATCGAGATGAACACCCGCCTGCAGGTCGAACATCCGGTGACCGAGGCGATCTTCGGCGTCGATCTGGTCCGCCAGCAGATCCGCGTCGCCGCCGGCCTGCCGATGGAGTTCCACCAGGAGGATCTGGTCATCAACGGCCATTCCATCGAGGTGCGGATCAACGCCGAAAAGGTGCCCAGCTTCTCGCCCTGCCCGGGCAAGGTGACCCAGTATCACGCCCCGGGCGGGCTGGGGGTGCGTATGGATTCGGCGCTTTATCAGGGCTATTCGATCCCGCCCTATTACGACAGCCTGATCGGCAAGCTGATCGTGCATGGCCGCGACCGCGACGAGGCGCTGTCGCGCCTGTCGCGCGCCCTGGGCGAGCTGATCGTGGACGGGGTGGACACGACCGTGCCCTTGTTCCGCGACCTTCTGGCCGAGCCGGACATCCAGTCGGGGAACTACTCGATCCACTGGCTGGAACGCTGGCTGGCCAAGCATTACGCCTGA
- the aat gene encoding leucyl/phenylalanyl-tRNA--protein transferase — MLDPAQLLSGYARGVFPMAESADDDRLYWFDPPFRGVLPVGGVHASRSLRRSLRRGGWSAHLDCDFAAIVAACAARETTWINAPLAHLYQRLHAMGHAHAIEIRHDGRFAGGIFGVTLGGAFFGESMMSAQKDGSKMALIFTSALLRDRGFRLFDTQFLTPHLARMGGIEITRATYRQQLARALRVQADLRAGPMPTADQVLAAP; from the coding sequence ATGCTGGACCCCGCGCAGCTGCTGTCAGGCTATGCGCGGGGCGTCTTTCCCATGGCGGAAAGCGCGGATGACGACCGGCTCTACTGGTTCGACCCGCCCTTTCGGGGGGTCCTGCCGGTGGGGGGCGTGCATGCCTCGCGCTCGCTGCGCCGGTCACTGCGCCGTGGCGGCTGGAGCGCGCATCTGGATTGCGATTTCGCAGCCATCGTCGCTGCCTGCGCCGCGCGCGAGACGACCTGGATCAACGCGCCGCTGGCCCATCTCTATCAGCGGCTGCATGCGATGGGCCATGCCCATGCGATCGAGATCCGCCATGACGGCCGATTCGCGGGCGGCATCTTCGGTGTGACCCTGGGCGGGGCGTTTTTCGGCGAATCGATGATGTCGGCGCAGAAGGATGGCTCGAAGATGGCGCTGATCTTCACCTCGGCGCTGCTGCGGGATCGGGGGTTCCGGCTGTTCGACACCCAGTTCCTGACCCCCCACCTGGCCCGCATGGGCGGGATCGAGATCACCCGCGCCACCTATCGCCAGCAATTGGCCCGCGCCCTGCGCGTTCAGGCCGACCTGAGGGCGGGGCCGATGCCCACGGCCGATCAGGTTCTGGCCGCCCCGTGA
- a CDS encoding dihydroneopterin aldolase, translating into MEQPDRIFLRDHVLSAEIGAFQSERGRDQRLRFSLTVDLRDPVSGAGDRVDAILSYDVLTRAVDTALADRRYDLVETLAERIAAEVLAHPRAARIAVTVEKLDRGPGALGVSIMRDRGRVAATGADSPFDILLDGAQAPKGAAVILPPAAPAEARGPHARRIALLALDQAAWALAGDRGLEVAATWTEIEAAALTGQAVVWAPALLAGDHPDAGLAPADLARWLAGRMRGARLAEPGA; encoded by the coding sequence ATGGAACAGCCCGACCGCATCTTTCTGCGCGATCACGTCCTGTCGGCCGAGATCGGCGCCTTCCAGTCCGAGCGCGGCCGCGACCAGCGGCTGCGCTTTTCCCTGACGGTGGACCTGCGCGACCCGGTCAGCGGGGCCGGCGACCGGGTCGACGCGATCCTGTCCTATGACGTGCTGACGCGGGCGGTGGACACGGCGCTGGCCGATCGCCGCTATGACCTGGTCGAGACCTTGGCCGAACGCATCGCAGCCGAGGTGCTGGCCCATCCCCGCGCCGCCCGCATCGCCGTGACCGTCGAGAAGCTGGATCGCGGGCCGGGGGCGCTCGGCGTCTCGATCATGCGCGACAGAGGGCGGGTGGCGGCGACCGGCGCGGACAGCCCCTTCGACATCCTGCTGGACGGGGCGCAGGCACCCAAAGGTGCCGCCGTGATCCTGCCGCCCGCCGCCCCTGCCGAGGCCCGGGGGCCCCATGCCCGGCGCATCGCGCTGCTGGCCTTGGACCAGGCGGCCTGGGCCTTGGCCGGCGATCGCGGGCTGGAGGTGGCGGCCACATGGACCGAGATCGAGGCCGCGGCCCTGACGGGCCAGGCGGTGGTCTGGGCTCCGGCGCTGCTGGCCGGCGATCATCCCGATGCGGGGCTGGCCCCGGCCGATCTGGCGCGCTGGCTGGCCGGGCGGATGCGCGGCGCAAGGCTGGCCGAGCCGGGGGCGTGA